From Chrysiogenes arsenatis DSM 11915, one genomic window encodes:
- the cobA gene encoding uroporphyrinogen-III C-methyltransferase — protein MTKELIIVGAGLGAKSITLAGIEAIEHAEVVLYDRLLHPDIQKYIRSEAIDVGKRPYHAHCLPQEEINTLIIEHLQRGKRVVRLKGGDTSVFARTVEEVEAARSVGARVTIIPGVTSASSLAARVQSALTDRRTVPGVVFITGHTKADALETCYRWDALVALNFTIVVYMGVKNMATIRHKLLEYGMSPTTPVLIGQSLETEQERIFTTILDDVLGCIASHRISHPSTIVIGEVAAFAEV, from the coding sequence ATGACAAAAGAACTGATTATCGTTGGTGCCGGTTTAGGCGCAAAGTCCATTACCCTTGCGGGAATCGAAGCTATTGAACATGCTGAAGTCGTTCTCTACGACCGGCTGCTGCATCCCGACATACAAAAGTACATTCGGAGCGAAGCCATTGACGTTGGCAAGCGCCCATATCATGCCCACTGCCTGCCTCAGGAAGAGATCAATACCCTGATTATTGAACACCTGCAGCGTGGCAAGCGGGTTGTTCGTCTGAAAGGTGGCGATACCTCTGTGTTTGCTCGTACAGTAGAGGAGGTCGAAGCAGCACGGTCGGTTGGCGCTCGTGTCACCATTATCCCCGGCGTTACCTCGGCATCATCGCTAGCGGCCAGAGTTCAGAGCGCCCTGACGGATCGCCGCACCGTGCCGGGAGTGGTTTTCATTACCGGCCATACGAAGGCAGATGCCCTCGAAACGTGTTACCGCTGGGATGCCCTCGTCGCGCTGAACTTCACCATCGTTGTGTATATGGGGGTGAAAAATATGGCGACCATTCGACATAAATTGTTGGAATACGGCATGTCACCAACCACCCCCGTGCTGATCGGCCAGAGTCTGGAAACTGAGCAAGAGCGGATTTTTACCACCATACTTGATGATGTGCTTGGCTGCATTGCCAGTCACCGGATCAGCCACCCGTCGACTATCGTGATTGGCGAAGTGGCAGCATTCGCTGAGGTGTAA
- a CDS encoding bifunctional adenosylcobinamide kinase/adenosylcobinamide-phosphate guanylyltransferase, whose amino-acid sequence MSSLTLITGGVGSGKTHHALTLAAPASRKAYIATAPTNLDTEMDAKIRAHQEERDETYTTIEEQIDLAKAYQRALALPCDTILIDCLTLWASNLIFTNTAPEAPLEQFLTQLTTAPCRTIIVTNEVSLGVIPPDTMTRSYCKLLARINRRMATIADEVLLMVSGIPVMVKGVR is encoded by the coding sequence ATGTCATCCCTAACTCTCATTACCGGCGGTGTCGGCAGCGGAAAAACCCATCACGCGCTCACGCTTGCGGCTCCAGCGTCACGCAAAGCATACATTGCTACAGCGCCAACCAATCTTGATACCGAAATGGACGCCAAAATCCGCGCCCACCAAGAGGAGCGCGACGAAACCTACACCACCATCGAAGAGCAAATTGATCTGGCGAAGGCTTACCAGCGCGCTTTAGCTCTCCCCTGCGATACTATCCTTATCGACTGCCTCACCCTCTGGGCGAGCAATCTGATTTTCACCAACACAGCACCGGAAGCGCCATTAGAGCAATTTTTAACGCAACTTACCACCGCGCCATGCCGTACGATCATTGTTACCAACGAAGTATCGCTCGGTGTTATTCCACCCGACACCATGACGCGGAGCTACTGCAAACTGCTGGCGCGTATCAATCGTCGCATGGCTACTATAGCCGATGAAGTGCTGCTGATGGTCAGCGGCATCCCTGTTATGGTGAAAGGAGTTCGCTGA
- a CDS encoding adenosylcobinamide-GDP ribazoletransferase, with product MGGFFSALGFLTILRIGSGTFQGATAATSFGWVGLIVGAGLALVHWIVPVAIAPMVMVLYLVIITGALHLDGLCDSADALFSHRERERKLEIMKDVHAGTMGIVAIVLVLGAKGMAFAHLSNIALLILIPALSRFGMAVAMQRLPYARQEGLAKPFFGTSYVGLVIPGAVLLVLAFFMLSFEMFFGIMSVYVVFLALILWWYRQMIGGVTGDMLGALCEACEAVLFLAAVVLGG from the coding sequence ATGGGTGGATTCTTCAGTGCCCTCGGTTTTCTGACCATTCTGCGCATCGGTTCCGGCACGTTTCAGGGAGCAACTGCGGCCACATCTTTTGGTTGGGTTGGGCTGATTGTCGGCGCCGGATTAGCGTTGGTGCATTGGATAGTTCCAGTCGCCATCGCACCAATGGTGATGGTACTCTACCTCGTGATTATCACCGGAGCACTCCATTTAGACGGTTTGTGCGACAGCGCCGATGCCCTTTTTTCTCACCGTGAGCGCGAACGAAAACTCGAAATCATGAAAGATGTTCACGCTGGGACGATGGGGATTGTGGCGATCGTACTCGTACTGGGCGCAAAAGGGATGGCGTTCGCGCACCTCAGCAATATCGCGCTTTTGATACTCATCCCAGCACTTTCCCGCTTCGGCATGGCTGTTGCCATGCAACGCCTTCCGTACGCGCGACAAGAAGGATTGGCAAAGCCATTTTTTGGCACTTCGTATGTGGGATTGGTTATTCCCGGAGCGGTGTTACTGGTTCTGGCCTTCTTCATGCTCTCTTTCGAAATGTTTTTCGGCATTATGAGTGTCTATGTCGTTTTTCTCGCTCTTATCCTGTGGTGGTATCGGCAGATGATAGGTGGGGTAACAGGTGACATGCTCGGTGCACTGTGCGAAGCGTGCGAGGCGGTGCTGTTTCTGGCAGCCGTAGTGCTTGGCGGATAA
- a CDS encoding precorrin-2 dehydrogenase/sirohydrochlorin ferrochelatase family protein: MKLVYYPFLFNINAKRLLFIGGGQVAERKINVLLPMAPSIRVIAPRISDVLRALAEAGAIEVVEREASESDLEQCDFIFLCTDQRECNALFAARAKALRIPVNVADNPDACDFHLPAVCIDPATSVVVSVSTQGKNPSLARQVRDRIREFFQQRLLP; encoded by the coding sequence ATGAAGCTCGTGTATTATCCATTTTTGTTCAATATCAATGCCAAACGACTCCTGTTTATCGGGGGCGGTCAGGTGGCGGAGCGTAAAATAAACGTGTTGCTGCCGATGGCACCTTCTATCCGCGTCATCGCTCCCCGCATCAGCGACGTATTGCGCGCGTTAGCAGAGGCAGGCGCTATTGAAGTCGTGGAGCGCGAAGCCAGCGAAAGCGACCTGGAACAGTGCGATTTTATTTTTTTATGCACCGATCAGCGCGAATGCAACGCTTTGTTCGCGGCACGGGCAAAGGCGCTTCGCATCCCCGTCAATGTGGCCGACAATCCTGACGCGTGCGATTTTCATCTTCCGGCTGTTTGTATTGATCCGGCGACTTCGGTGGTGGTTTCGGTGTCGACACAAGGGAAAAACCCCTCGTTGGCGCGGCAAGTACGCGACCGTATCCGCGAATTTTTTCAACAAAGGTTGTTACCATGA
- the cbiR gene encoding cobamide remodeling phosphodiesterase CbiR has protein sequence MRLAAPSFIISASRIENVCYLHGKVDEVELLYFCSQQPEDLPDTDEVAALAREPMRYNIHMPYDRDLAVVESWQAMEPFATRLQPVNATTHTFHLQPQPDFFRHLEHFIHATQLPISVENGGDDAHLFSAATALPVDFCVDIGHIIHHKRDAAAILAKHSERITLLHLHGSNGQRDHRSLKFVDIGVLRMVKQFAVEQDVTICLEIFQEDALHESIQIMRDV, from the coding sequence ATGCGTTTAGCCGCTCCGTCATTTATCATCTCCGCAAGTCGCATCGAAAATGTCTGCTATCTTCATGGCAAGGTGGACGAAGTCGAACTGCTCTACTTTTGTAGCCAACAACCAGAAGATCTGCCCGACACGGACGAAGTTGCCGCACTAGCGCGCGAACCAATGCGCTATAACATCCATATGCCATACGACCGCGACCTTGCAGTAGTGGAATCATGGCAGGCAATGGAACCTTTTGCCACGCGCTTACAACCAGTAAACGCCACCACGCATACCTTCCATTTACAGCCGCAACCCGATTTCTTCCGGCACTTGGAACACTTTATCCACGCAACACAACTCCCAATCAGCGTGGAAAACGGCGGCGACGACGCCCACCTGTTCAGCGCAGCCACCGCGCTCCCCGTCGATTTTTGTGTCGATATCGGCCATATTATCCACCATAAACGCGATGCCGCAGCGATACTCGCGAAACACAGCGAACGGATAACCCTGCTGCACCTGCACGGCAGCAACGGACAGCGCGACCACCGCAGCCTGAAGTTTGTTGATATCGGTGTATTGCGCATGGTCAAGCAGTTTGCCGTAGAGCAGGACGTAACGATTTGTTTGGAGATTTTTCAGGAAGATGCCCTGCACGAATCAATTCAAATCATGCGGGACGTGTGA
- a CDS encoding DUF559 domain-containing protein yields the protein MSLPYNPALCNRARQLRKAGVLHEVLLWQQLKKKQFHGLDFDRQKIIGNYIVDFFCASKSLVIEIDGSSHNGKVEYDKRRDAYLESLGLCVVHIQAADVLQNMEGVMRYLETTPALRATPPLEGNF from the coding sequence ATGTCCCTTCCCTACAATCCCGCTCTTTGCAACCGTGCCCGCCAACTTCGTAAAGCCGGTGTATTACATGAAGTATTGTTGTGGCAACAACTCAAGAAAAAACAATTCCATGGACTCGACTTTGACCGGCAAAAAATCATTGGCAACTATATAGTGGACTTTTTTTGTGCCAGCAAATCACTGGTAATCGAAATCGATGGCAGCAGTCATAATGGCAAAGTGGAATATGATAAACGGCGCGACGCGTATTTAGAGTCGCTTGGCTTGTGTGTTGTGCATATTCAGGCAGCGGATGTGCTGCAAAATATGGAAGGAGTGATGCGGTATTTGGAAACCACCCCGGCGCTGCGCGCCACCCCTCCACTGGAGGGGAATTTCTAG